A window from Fragaria vesca subsp. vesca linkage group LG5, FraVesHawaii_1.0, whole genome shotgun sequence encodes these proteins:
- the LOC101299298 gene encoding uncharacterized protein LOC101299298, giving the protein MHDRNKKAMELIAKGWSALKEVDRVIDYCELNDRRLIPLLRAAKENFELALETDNSNTHARYWLSRLHLKYHVPGACKAIGAALLVEAANMGDADAQYELACRLRVENEHVQSDQQAFHYLEKAVDQLHPGALYLLGAVYLTGDCVKKDVASALWCFHRASEKGHAGAAIAYGSLLLQGVQVPESVTKSTSKRGSLARKARKDAESLVRDQAGMARERFQIAAKAGCDLGLKWLERLDEEEKHLLTGNEMVEDA; this is encoded by the exons ATGCACGATAGGAACAAGAAGGCGATGGAGTTGATAGCCAAAGGGTGGAGCGCTCTGAAGGAAGTTGATAGAGTCATCGACTATTGCGAGCTCAACGATCGCCGACTCATTCCTCTATTAAGG GCAGCAAAGGAAAACTTTGAGTTGGCTCTAGAGACTGACAACTCTAATACCCATGCCAGGTATTGGTTGTCCAGATTGCATTTGAAATACCATGTCCCAGGGGCGTGCAAAGCGAT AGGAGCTGCCCTGTTAGTTGAAGCCGCAAATATGGGTGATGCAGATGCACAATATGAACTCGCTTGTCGTCTTAGAGTAGAG AATGAGCATGTGCAATCGGATCAGCAAGCTTTCCATTATTTGGAGAAGGCAGTTGACCAG TTGCATCCAGGTGCTCTATACCTTCTGGGTGCTGTGTATCTGACTGGAGACTGTGTCAAGAAAGATGTTGCCTCTGCCTTATGGTGTTTTCATAGGGCATCAGAGAAG GGTCATGCTGGTGCAGCTATAGCATATGGGTCTCTTCTTCTTCAAG GTGTTCAAGTCCCAGAATCTGTGACAAAGTCAACTTCAAAAAGGGGTTCTTTAGCCAGAAAGGCAAGAAAAGATGCAGAAAGCCTTGTAAGAGACCAGGCAGGAATGGCAAGAGAGCGGTTTCAGATCGCTGCAAAAGCAGGATGTGATCTTGGACTGAAATGGTTGGAAAGACTTGACGAGGAAGAGAAGCATCTATTGACCGGAAATGAAATGGTAGAAGATGCCTAA
- the LOC101299584 gene encoding enolase 1, chloroplastic-like — protein MAMATQPSTTLLQNPFISSKPKLSAAAIPLPPRRRSLSAQCSVAVAPSAAVRASKEYKVKSVKARQIIDSRGNPTVEVDLVTDDLYRSAVPSGASTGIYEALELRDGDKAVYGGKGVLNAVRNINDILGPKLIGIDVRNQNAVDAVMLEIDGTPNKSKLGANAILGVSLSVCRAGAGAKGIPLYKHIQEVSGTKELVMPVPAFNVINGGSHAGNNLAMQEFMILPVGASSFAEALRMGSEVYHILKGIIKKKYGQDACNVGDEGGFAPNVQDNREGLVLLIDAIEKAGYTGKIKIGMDVAASEFLTKDGNYDLNFKKQPNDGAHVRSPQSLGDLYKEFIRDFPIVSIEDPFDQDDWSSWSSLQSSVDIQIVGDDLLVTNPKKISEAIGKKACNALLLKVNQIGTITESIQAALDSKAAGWGVMVSHRSGETEDNFIADLSVGLASGQIKTGAPCRSERLAKYNQLLRIEEELGNVRYAGEAFRAP, from the exons ATGGCTATGGCCACCCAACCCTCCACCACCCTCCTCCAGAACCCCTTCATTTCCTCCAAACCAAAGCTCTCCGCCGCCGCGATCCCTCTCCCTCCACGGCGCCGTTCCCTCTCCGCTCAATGCTCCGTCGCCGTCGCGCCGTCCGCCGCGGTTAGAGCTTCCAAGGAGTACAAGGTGAAGTCGGTGAAGGCGAGGCAGATTATTGACAGCAGGGGGAATCCGACGGTCGAGGTTGATCTGGTCACTGATGATCTGTACCGATCGGCCGTTCCTAGTGGGGCCTCTACCGGAATCTACGAGGCGTTGGAGCTTAGGGACGGTGATAAGGCTGTTTACGGCGGCAAGGGTGTGCTTAATGCTGTTAGGAATATCAATGACATTTTGGGGCCTAAGCTTATTGGCATCGATGTCAG AAATCAAAATGCTGTGGATGCGGTCATGTTGGAAATAGACGGAACACCAAACAAGTCTAAACTGGGGGCCAATGCCATATTGGGAGTGTCTCTTAGTGTGTGCAGAGCAGGTGCAGGGGCAAAGGGAATTCCCCTGTACAAGCACATCCAGGAAGTGTCTGGAACAAAAGAGCTTGTTATGCCCGTTCCGGCTTTTAATGTCATAAATGGAGGAAGCCATGCTGGAAACAATCTCGCCATGCAAGAGTTTATGATATTGCCTGTTGGTGCCTCCTCATTTGCCGAGGCACTACGGATGGGTAGTGAAG TTTATCACATACTAAAGGGAATTATCAAGAAAAAGTATGGACAAGATGCTTGCAATGTTGGAGATGAAGGGGGATTTGCTCCCAATGTACAAGATAACAGGGAAGGATTGGTTTTGCTCATTGATGCTATTGAAAAGGCTGGTTACACTGGCAAG ATCAAAATCGGAATGGATGTTGCTGCTTCAGAATTTCTCACCAAGGATGGCAACTATGATCTTAACTTTAAGAAACAACCAAATGACGGGGCACATGTGCGCTCACCTCAGAGCCTTGGCGACCTGTACAAGGAGTTTATCAGAGATTTCCCTATTGTGTCCATTGAAGATCCATTTGACCAAGATGATTGGAGCTCATGGTCTTCACTTCAATCTTCAGTTGATATCCAAATTGTAGGAGATGACTTATTGGTCACAAATCCAAAGAAGATTTCTGAAGCCATTGGGAAGAAGGCATGCAATGCCTTGCTTTTGAAG GTAAACCAGATCGGCACAATCACTGAATCTATTCAGGCAGCACTTGACTCAAAAGCTGCTGGCTGGGGTGTGATGGTTAGTCACAGGAGTGGGGAAACTGAGGATAACTTCATTGCTGATCTCTCTGTTGGCTTGGCCAGTGGACAG ATTAAGACAGGAGCTCCTTGCCGAAGTGAGCGTTTGGCCAAGTATAACCAG CTTCTGCGTATAGAAGAGGAACTTGGTAATGTCCGTTATGCTGGTGAAGCTTTCAGAGCTCCATGA
- the LOC101299865 gene encoding 2-aminoethanethiol dioxygenase-like, which yields MLQKGCDKFRSFVEKRVNFGVFRSHTSMARQSSKVEAIYELCKKTFTPSGSAPPSAEAVQKLSSLLDTVHPADVGLQEENPDDDRGLGFFRLDNLNRVSRWTQPITYLNVYEGDTFTMCIFCFPTSSAIPLHDHPGMTVFSKVLYGSLHVRAYDWVEPSLESKGSNNFPVRLAKLAVDKVVTAPCGTSVLYPNSGGNLHSFTAVTPCAVLDILTPPYNEDLGRKCTYYRDYPYTAFPTEIKVYKAKEEDYAWLAETEPNIYMRGGNYTGPTIQV from the exons ATGTTACAGAAGGGTTGCGATAAGTTTCGGAGTTTTGTAGAAAAGAGAGTGAATTTCGGTGTGTTTCGGAGCCACACAAGCATGGCGAGGCAGAGCTCCAAAGTCGAGGCTATCTATGAACTATGTAAAAAGACGTTTACGCCCTCGGGGTCTGCTCCCCCTTCTGCCGAAGCTGTCCAAAAGCTTTCTTCTCTTTTGG ACACAGTCCATCCTGCTGATGTTGGACTTCAAGAGGAAAATCCAGATGATGATCGAGGGCTCGGTTTTTTCAGACTTGACAATCTAAATAGGGTTTCTCGATGGACTCAACCAATAACATACTTGAACGTGTATGAAGGAGATACTTTTACG ATGTGTATATTCTGTTTCCCTACTTCCTCCGCCATTCCACTTCATGATCACCCTGGCATGACTGTTTTTAGCAAAGTTCTGTATGGTTCTTTGCATGTGAGAGCTTACGATTGGGTGGAACCTTCCCTGGAAAGCAAGGGATCAAATAATTTTCCAG TAAGATTAGCAAAGCTAGCAGTTGACAAAGTTGTGACGGCACCGTGTGGGACATCAGTTTTGTACCCAAATAGTGGGGGGAATCTGCATTCTTTCACTGCAGTCACACCGTGTGCTGTTCTTGACATTCTCACTCCTCCTTACAATGAAGATTTGGGTAGAAAATGCACATACTACCGTGACTACCCATATACTGCCTTCC CTACAGAAATTAAGGTATACAAGGCAAAAGAAGAGGACTATGCATGGCTTGCTGAGACAGAACCTAATATCTATATGCGAGGGGGAAACTACACTGGACCGACTATTCAGGTTTAA
- the LOC101315349 gene encoding uncharacterized protein LOC101315349: MEGSESEAVYDSVGLNPQLFINEVINTVDDLVDDAFNYFHEEASTGLKVQGTDRAQDLAKGVNVIRKMVQSNVDKRLLMWEQYCLDHCFEVPEGFVLPKSDESPVDSSAFQSAVRDPEVDAQLDSLRNKLSKVGEESAALNRELQILEQQSASSDRLSALVNETLQLYDQNSFHEMFQEMVKTSSELKMKTAKLMTRRAEKVKQNKIDRIYNRYKDSSVMNDSKGFSGSRLEDLQEFLHNMKTM; the protein is encoded by the exons ATGGAAGGGAGCGAGAGCGAGGCGGTGTATGATTCGGTGGGCCTGAACCCGCAGCTGTTCATCAACGAGGTCATCAACACCGTCGACGATTTGGTCGACGATGCCTTCAATTACTTCCATGA GGAAGCATCGACCGGTTTGAAAGTGCAAGGCACTGACAGAGCTCAAGATCTAGCCAAG GGTGTTAATGTGATTCGGAAAATGGTTCAATCGAATGTTGATAAGCGGCTGCTTATGTGGGAGCAGTACTGTCTTGACCACTGTTTTGAAGTTCCTGAGGGGTTTGTGTTGCCCAAAAGT GATGAATCACCTGTGGATAGTTCAGCATTTCAAAGTGCAGTCCGCGATCCAGAAGTGGATGCCCAGTTGGATTCGTTGAGGAACAAACTCTCCAAG GTTGGTGAGGAGTCTGCTGCACTGAACCGAGAGCTCCAAATATTGGAACAACAGTCTGCTTCTAGTGACCGTTTATCTGCTCTTGTTAATGAGACATTGCAGTTATATGACCAAAACTCTTTTCATGAGATGTTCCAGG AGATGGTTAAAACATCATCAGAACTTAAGATGAAAACTGCAAAGCTGATGACCAGAAGGGCTGAAAAAGTGAAGCAGAATAAGATAGATAGGATCTACAATCGATACAAAGATTCATCTGTGATGAATGACAGCAAAG GCTTCTCTGGTTCAAGGTTGGAAGATCTTCAAGAATTCTTACACAATATGAAAACAATGTGA
- the LOC101300147 gene encoding probable phenylalanine--tRNA ligase beta subunit-like: MPTVSVGRDRLFAALGKSYTEREFEDECFRFGIELDDVTTEKAIVRKEKHLDEEEADEDEEVIYKIDIPANRYDLLCLEGLSQALRIFEKKEEVPQYKLANISKETMMKMHVKPETSLIRPHVVCAVLRGITFTEASYNSFIDLQDKLHQNICRRRTLVAIGTHDLDTIQAPFSYEALPPSSISFVPLKQAKNFRADELMEFYKSDLKLKKFLHIIENSKVFPVIYDNNRTVLSLPPIINGAHSAITLKTKNVFIECTATDLTKAKIVLNTIVTAFSSYCERKFEIEPVEVIYPDGKSYVYPDLSVYNMDVSLSYINRKIGLSLGADEVIDLLNKMQLEAQQSSGNNQDIITVLVPPTRSDILHPCDVMEDVAIAYGYNNIPRTRPASVKPLVLNELSDMLRSEIAMNGYTEVQNFILCSWKENFDLLRRIDDKSKAVVVGNPRSSDFELVRTTLMPGILKSVGHNKDHPKPIKVFEVGDVTILDEKKDVGASNRRQLAALYCGASSGFELIHGLVDRIMEVLGAAFVPGGDNAGYNLQHAKEPEFLSGLQASIYYKGKQIGNFGIVHPEVLKNFDIPDPCSYVELNIESFL; this comes from the exons ATGCCGACGGTCAGCGTAGGACGGGATCGTCTGTTCGCCGCCCTAGGCAAAAGTTACA CTGAGAGAGAGTTTGAAGATGAGTGCTTCCGTTTCGGAATCGAGCTAGACGACGTC ACCACTGAGAAAGCGATTGTAAGGAAAGAGAAGCATCTGGATGAGGAAGAAGCCGACGAAGATGAAGAAGTTATATACAAAATTGACATTCCTGCTAATAG ATACGATTTGCTTTGCCTTGAAGGGCTGTCACAAGCTCTCCGTATCTTCGAAAAGAAGGAGGAGGTTCCTCAATATAAGTTGGCAAATATTAGCAAGGAGACTATGATGAAAATGCATGTGAAACCAGAG ACATCTTTGATTCGACCTCATGTCGTTTGTGCTGTGTTAAGAGGAATAACATTCACTGAAGCAAGCTATAACAGCTTTATTGACCTCCAAGACAAGCTCCATCAAAATATCTGCCG GCGGCGAACCCTAGTTGCCATTGGGACTCATGATTTGGACACAATACAAGCTCCTTTCTCATATGAG GCTCTGCCACCTTCAAGCATAAGTTTTGTGCCACTGAAACAG GCGAAGAACTTCAGAGCTGATGAGCTCATGGAATTTTACAAA TCAGATTTGAAGCTGAAGAAGTTCCTACACATAATAGAGAACTCCAAGGTTTTCCCTGTTATATATGATAACAACAG AACTGTTTTGTCGTTGCCTCCCATTATTAATGGTGCCCATTCAGCGATTACTTTGAAGACAAAGAATGTCTTCATAGAGTGTACAGCGACTGATTTGACAAAGGCAAAGATTGTCCTCAACACAATA GTGACAGCATTTTCATCATATTGTGAAAGAAAGTTTGAGATTGAACCTGTTGAAGTGATATATCCTGATGGAAAATCATATGTATATCCTGATTTATCAGTCTACAATATGGATGTTTCGTTGTCATACATTAATCGCAAAATTGGACTCTCTTTGGGGGCCGATGAG GTCATTGATTTGTTGAATAAGATGCAATTAGAAGCACAGCAGTCATCAGGCAATAACCAAGACATTATCACTGTACTTGTACCTCCAACAAGAAGTGACATCCTTCACCCTTGTGATGTCATGGAG GATGTTGCAATTGCATATGGTTATAACAATATACCACGAACAAGGCCTGCTTCTGTGAAGCCACTTGTCTTGAATGAGCTTAGCGATATGCTCCGATCTGAG ATTGCCATGAACGGGTATACGGAGGTACAGAATTTCATTCTGTGCTCGTGGAAAGAAAATTTTGACTTGTTACGTCGTATAGATGACAAATCAAAAGCTGTGGTTGTTGGAAATCCTCGCTCATCTGATTTTGAGCTTGTACGGACCACTCTGATGCCTGGCATATTGAAATCCGTGGGTCACAACAAAGATCACCCAAAGCCCATAAAG GTTTTTGAAGTGGGTGATGTGACTATATTGGATGAGAAAAAAGATGTTGGTGCATCAAACCGGCGCCAGTTAGCAGCGTTATACTGTGGGGCTAGCTCTGGGTTTGAG TTGATTCATGGGCTGGTGGATAGAATCATGGAAGTACTCGGGGCTGCTTTTGTTCCTGGTGGCGACAATGCAGGCTATAATTTACAGCATGCAAAG GAGCCTGAGTTTCTGTCTGGCTTACAAGCAAGCATCTATTATAAAGGGAAGCAAATTGGAAATTTTGGTATTGTGCACCCTGAG GTCTTGAAGAACTTCGATATTCCTGATCCGTGCTCGTATGTGGAATTGAACATTGAGAGTTTCTTGTAA
- the LOC101300443 gene encoding H/ACA ribonucleoprotein complex subunit 2-like protein-like gives MGSDSEMEKSHQKERERKKTQALAPIAKPLAGKKLGKRTLKLVRKAAEHKCLKRGVKEVVKSIRRGQKGLCVIAGNISPIDVITHVPVLCEEAEIPYVYVSSKEDLANAGATKRPTCCVLVITKPTKGELAHEEQEKLKAEYDQVAGEVSELYSSTLF, from the exons ATGGGCAGCGATAGCGAAATGGAGAAGTCACACCAGAAGGAGAGAGAGAGGAAGAAGACGCAGGCTCTTGCTCCGATTGCGAAGCCTCTCGCCGGGAAGAAGCTCGGGAAGCGAACTCTCAAGCTTGTCCGCAAAG CTGCTGAACACAAATGCTTGAAGAGAGGAGTGAAGGAGGTGGTTAAAAGCATAAGGCGAGGTCAAAAGGG GTTATGTGTTATAGCCGGGAACATTTCTCCTATTGATGTGATCACTCATGTTCCAGTCTTATGTGAAGAGGCTGAGATTCCATATGTTTATGTGTCCTCCAAAGAA GATCTTGCAAATGCAGGGGCAACAAAGAGGCCAACATGCTGTGTTCTGGTGATAACCAAGCCAACCAAGGGTGAGTTAGCACACGAAGAACAAGAGAAATTAAAGGCAGAATATGATCAGGTTGCGGGAGAAGTTTCTGAACTTTATTCCTCCACACTTTTCTGA
- the LOC101300724 gene encoding uridine-cytidine kinase C-like yields MAQDTNSGAESPRPRSGLLRDQVQLVKRKDCDRYEIAPIPDTLSFEKGFFIVIRACQLLAQKNDGLVLVGVAGPSGAGKTVFTEKVLNFMPSIAVITMDNYNDASRIIDGNFDDPRLTDYETLLENIHGLKAGKAVEVPIYDFKSSSRIGYRTVEVPSSRIVLIEGIYAVSEKLRPLLDLRVSITGGVHFDLVKRVLRDIQRAGQEPEEIIHQISETVYPMYKAFIEPDLKTAHIKITNKFNPFTGFQNPTYILKSNRTVTVDQIKAVVSEEHKETTEETYDIYLLPPGEDPEACQSYLRMRNRDGKYNLMFEEWVSDSPFIISPRITFEVSVRLLGGLMALGYTIAAILKRSSHVFCDDRVCVKTDWLEQLNRQYVQVQGKDRLYVKSIAEQLNLEGSYVPRTYIEQIQLEKLVNDVMALPDDLKTKLSIDDDFVSSPKEALSRASADRRSKHLNRGISHSYSNHRDKLTRLAVNNRRFDGRTLESPATLSNQGVITQLSEQISTLNERMDEFTSRVEELNSKVSFRKSSASQQNLALQAEACNGSGPTSVFVTGLSNGALTGTLLPSSASASQLAKESPLMEEIQAITRSQRQIMHQIDNLSNLLREYTAERLRLGRADSTARVNDYDSIGIPVVLGLAIGGLGILLFRSLNSQK; encoded by the exons ATGGCTCAAGATACAAATTCTGGTGCTGAGTCGCCAAGGCCACGTTCTGGTCTATTGCGAGATCAGGTCCAACTTGTAAAAAGGAAAGACTGTGACCGATATGAAATTGCCCCCATTCCAGATACACTGTCGTTTGAGAAAGGCTTCTTTATAGTTATCCGGGCATGCCAGTTGTTGGCTCAAAAGAATGATGGGTTAGTACTCGTTGGAGTAGCAGGCCCCTCTGGAGCAGGCAAGACTGTTTTCACAGAGAAGGTGCTGAACTTTATGCCCAGCATTGCTGTCATTACAATGGATAACTACAATGATGCTAGTCGTATCATTGATGGCAACTTCGATG ATCCGCGCTTGACAGATTATGAGACATTGCTTGAAAACATACATGGCTTAAAAGCAGGGAAAGCAGTCGAGGTTCCAATATATGATTTCAAGTCTAGCTCTCGCATAGGTTACAG GACAGTGGAGGTCCCTAGCTCTCGTATTGTACTAATTGAGGGCATATATGCCGTAAGTGAGAAATTGCGGCCTTTGCTAGATCTTCGCGTATCTATAACTGGTGGAGTTCACTTTGATCTTGTCAAACGTGTTTTACGTGACATCCAACGTGCCGGCCAAGAGCCTGAAGAGATTATTCACCAAATCTCTGAAACG GTATACCCTATGTACAAGGCCTTTATTGAGCCAGATCTCAAGACAGCACATATAAAAATCACCAATAAATTCAATCCATTCACTGGTTTTCAGAATCCGACTTATATTTTAAAG TCAAATAGGACAGTGACAGTGGATCAAATCAAGGCTGTGGTTTCTGAAGAGCACAAAGAAACCACAGAAGAAACTTATGACATATATCTGTTACCACCAGGTGAAGATCCTGAAGCATGTCAATCGTATCTAAGGATGAGGAACAGGGATGGCAAATACAATCTCATGTTTGAG GAGTGGGTTTCAGATAGTCCCTTCATAATATCACCAAGAATAACTTTTGAAGTTAGTGTGCGCCTTCTTGGAGGTCTCATGGCTCTGGGGTACACAATTGCAGCCATCCTGAAAAGAAGCAGCCATGTTTTCTGTGATGATAGGGTCTGCGTTAAAACTGATTGGTTGGAGCAGCTTAATCGGCAATATGTTCAG GTGCAAGGAAAGGATCGTCTCTATGTTAAAAGTATCGCAGAGCAGCTGAATCTGGAAGGTTCTTATGTTCCCCGTACTTACATTGAACAAATTCAGCTGGAGAAACTTGTAAATGATGTTATG GCCTTGCCGGATGATTTGAAGACAAAACTCAGCATAGATGATGATTTTGTTTCAAGCCCTAAAGAAGCCCTTTCCCGAGCCTCAGCAGATAGGAGAAGCAAGCATCTCAATCG CGGTATATCACACTCTTACTCAAATCACAGAGACAAGTTAACAAGGCTTGCTGTTAACAATAGAAGGTTTGATGGGAGAACCCTGGAATCACCTGCCACACTTTCAAACCAG GGAGTTATCACTCAACTTTCAGAACAGATATCTACGCTGAATGAGAGGATGGATGAGTTTACTTCTCGTGTTGAAGAGCTTAACTCCAAGGTCTCGTTCAGAAAATCTTCAGCTAGCCAGCAAAACTTGGCTTTGCAGGCTGAAGCATGCAATGGATCTGGACCTACTTCTGTTTTTGTTACTGGATTAAGTAATGGTGCGTTGACAGGAACCTTACTGCCAAGCTCCGCGTCTGCTTCACAATTAGCCAAGGAATCCCCTCTGATGGAAGAG ATACAAGCAATCACAAGAAGCCAACGCCAGATCATGCACCAAATAGACAATTTGAGCAACCTTTTACGGGAGTACACAGCCGAGAGACTTCGCCTAGGAAGAGCAGATAGTACTGCCCGAGTGAATGATTACGACTCCATTGGCATTCCTGTTGTACTTGGTTTGGCAATTGGTGGTTTAGGTATTTTGCTCTTTAGGAGTTTGAATTCCCAAAAGTAA
- the LOC101301007 gene encoding agmatine deiminase-like: protein MNMEGTPSSHGYYMPAEWEHHSQCWIGWPERPDNWRNNAVPGQAVFARVASTISKFEPVTVCASAAQWENARSQLPENVRVIEMSLNDSWFRDTGPTFVIGRSPEPKIAGIDWTFNSWGGVDDGCYPDWSLDLLVARKILAIEKVPRFPHSMILEGGSIHVDGEGTCLTTEECLLNKNRNPHMTKEQIEDQLKAYLGATKIIWLPRGLYGDDDTNGHIDNMCCFVRPGVVLLSWTDDATDPQYERAVEALSVLCNTTDAKGRKLEVIKLHVPGPLYMTEEEAAGVSQDDAKLRLAGTRLAASYVNFYIANGAIIAPQFGDQKWDDEAVRVLSKAFPHYEVVQIEGAREIVLAGGNIHCITQQQPHIPSQGTLK, encoded by the exons ATGAATATGGAAGGCACGCCTAGTTCCCATGGATATTACATGCCTGCAGAGTGGGAACACCACTCACAGTGCTGGATTGGATGGCCT GAGCGCCCTGATAACTGGAGAAACAATGCAGTGCCTGGTCAGGCTGTGTTTGCCAGGGTGGCATCTACAATCTCAAAGTTTGAGCCTGTAACTGTGTGTGCCAGTGCTGCTCAG TGGGAAAATGCACGAAGTCAGCTACCAGAAAATGTCAGGGTTATCGAGATGAGTTTGAATGATTCTTGGTTTCGTGATACAGGCCCGACG TTCGTCATAGGAAGAAGCCCAGAGCCAAAGATTGCTGGCATTGATTGGACTTTTAACAGTTGGGGAG GAGTTGATGATGGTTGTTATCCAGACTGGAGTCTTGACCTCCTTGTGGCACGGAAG ATCCTGGCAATTGAAAAGGTTCCAAGGTTTCCACATTCCATGATTCTTGAAGGTGGAAGTATCCATGTAGATGGAGAAG GGACTTGCCTCACTACTGAAGAGTGCCTCCTAAATAAAAACCGGAACCCTCATATGACCAAGGAGCAAATAGAGGATCAACTGAAGGCATATCTTGGAGCGACGAAAATTATTTGGTTGCCTCGTGGATTATATG GGGATGATGATACTAATGGTCACATCGACAATATGTGTTGTTTTGTGAGGCCTGGTGTGGTTTTGTTGTCTTGGACAGATGATGCAACAGATCCTCAGTATGAACGAGCTGTAGAAGCCCTTTCCGTCCTCTGCAATACTACTGATGCCAAAGGTAGGAAGTTGGAAGTCATTAAGCTTCATGTACCAGGCCCACTATACATGACAGAGGAAGAGGCTGCTGGAGTTTCTCAG GACGATGCTAAACTGAGACTTGCAGGCACAAGACTTGCTGCTTCTTATGTGAATTTTTACATTGCCAATGGAGCAATCATTGCTCCACAATTTGGGGACCAGAAATGGGATGATGAGGCTGTTCGTGTCCTATCTAAAGCCTTTCCACACTATGAA GTGGTGCAAATTGAAGGTGCTAGGGAGATTGTTCTGGCGGGTGGAAACATACATTGCATCACTCAGCAACAACCACACATTCCTTCACA GGGCACTCTCAAGTAG